One region of Acropora muricata isolate sample 2 unplaced genomic scaffold, ASM3666990v1 scaffold_756, whole genome shotgun sequence genomic DNA includes:
- the LOC136908235 gene encoding uncharacterized protein has product MGESLNGLLDNGVNGTGAFCEGASSGRCPVGEQRRPGGHPTTARMMWSKDVNKVVMECYLKSKPVNENGVPIRGYRQRMFRVWQEIGLFESTEQRICDQARAIRKNGWLSELEIEVIKRKINQEETGDTNVQGLGDATTDENMENDEVQQEEGEFDMQDEPGDDANIKELNDISEEDRRIISEILELSKSGENNPVNFKKANQRQVEEITNRINKVIDKIPTRTITETNNLINAASMYVAKELGLKQTTQKQSKMPWWQRRIEGDIKRIRKDINLLEREKRGELRKSGKMEQLEKKYNIKGKGITTVLEELKQRILAKAAKIKRYDQRRTQYKQNILFKQDQKRFYQELNGTARNESVIPDADESKKFWSDIWSVGKEHNRSAE; this is encoded by the coding sequence ATGGGTGAAAGTTTAAATGGTCTTTTAGATAACGGCGTGAATGGTACCGGAGCTTTTTGTGAAGGTGCCTCGTCCGGCAGGTGCCCTGTGGGTGAGCAGCGCAGGCCCGGTGGTCATCCTACTACTGCTAGAATGATGTGGAGTAAGGATGTCAACAAGGTTGTTATGGAGTGCTATCTCAAAAGCAAGCCTGTGAATGAGAATGGAGTGCCAATTAGAGGATATAGGCAAAGGATGTTTCGAGTGTGGCAGGAAATAGGGCTCTTCGAATCCACTGAACAGAGGATTTGTGATCAAGCAAGGGCAATACGTAAAAATGGATGGTTATCAGAGTTGGAGATTGAAgtgataaagagaaaaataaaccagGAGGAAACGGGTGATACAAATGTCCAGGGTCTAGGAGATGCGACTACAGACGAGAATATGGAAAATGATGAGGTCCAGCAGGAAGAGGGGGAATTTGATATGCAAGATGAGCCTGGAGATGATGCCAACATCAAAGAACTGAATGATATATCAGAAGAAGACAGGAGGATAATTAGTGAAATATTGGAGCTTTCAAAGTCAGGAGAAAATAATCCGGTCAACTTTAAAAAGGCAAACCAACGCCAGGTAGAAGAAATTACTAACAGGATCAATAAGGTAATAGACAAGATACCAACAAGAACTATTACAGAAACGAACAATCTTATAAATGCAGCAAGTATGTATGTTGCTAAAGAGCTTGGTCTAAAACAGACTACACAGAAGCAAAGCAAGATGCCGTGGTGGCAAAGGAGAATTGAAGGAGACATCAAAAGGATTAGGAAAGATATCAACTTGCTAGAAAGGGAAAAACGGGGTGAGTTAAGGAAAAGCGGGAAGAtggaacaacttgaaaagaaatacaatatcAAGGGGAAGGGGATAACTACGGTGTTGGAGGAGTTAAAACAGAGGATTCTTGCTAAAGCTGCAAAGATAAAGAGATATGACCAACGACGTACACAGTACAAGCAGAACATACTGTTCAAGCAAGACCAAAAGAGATTCTACCAGGAGTTAAATGGCACGGCTAGGAATGAGAGTGTTATCCCTGATGCGGATGAAAGTAAGAAGTTTTGGAGTGACATTTGGAGTGTAGGTAAAGAGCATAATAGGAGTGCGGAATGA